Proteins encoded in a region of the Zea mays cultivar B73 chromosome 2, Zm-B73-REFERENCE-NAM-5.0, whole genome shotgun sequence genome:
- the LOC542319 gene encoding acetyl-coenzyme A carboxylase (The RefSeq protein has 10 substitutions compared to this genomic sequence), with translation MSQLGLAAAASKALPLLPNRQRSSAGTTFSSSSLSRPLNRRKSHTRSLRDGGDGVSDAKKHSQSVRQGLAGIIDLPSEAPSEVDISHGSEDPRGPTDSYQMNGIINETHNGRHASVSKVVEFCAALGGKTPIHSILVANNGMAAAKFMRSVRTWANDTFGSEKAIQLIAMATPEDMRINAEHIRIADQFVEVPGGTNNNNYANVQLIVGMAQKLGVSAVWPGWGHASENPELPDALTAKGIVFLGPPASSMNALGDKVGSALIAQAAGVPTLAWSGSHVEVPLECCLDAIPEEMYRKACVTTTEEAVASCQVVGYPAMIKASWGGGGKGIRKVHNDDEVRALFKQVQGEVPGSPIFVMRLASQSRHLEVQLLCDQYGNVAALHSRDCSVQRRHQKIIEEGPVTVAPRETVKALEQAARRLAKAVGYVGAATVEYLYSMETGDYYFLELNPRLQVEHPVTEWIAEVNLPAAQVAVGMGIPLWQIPEIRRFYGMDYGGGYDIWRKTAALATPFNFDEVDSQWPKGHCVAVRITSEDPDDGFKPTGGKVKEISFKSKPNVWAYFSVKSGGGIHEFADSQFGHAFAYGLSRPAAITNMSLALKEIQIRGEIHSNVDYTVDLLNASDFRENKIHTGWLDTRIAMRVQAERPPWYISVVGGALYKTVTTNAATVSEYVSYLTKGHIPPKHISLVNSTVNLNIEGSKYTIETVRTGHGSYRLRMNDSTVEANVQSLCDGGLLMQLDGNSHVIYAEEEAGGTRLQIDGKTCLLQNDHDPSKLLAETPCKLLRFLVADGAHVDADVPYAEVEVMKMCMPLLSPASGVIHCMMSEGQALQAGDLIARLDLDDPSAVKRAEPFDGIFPQMELPVAVSSQVHKRYAASLNAARMVLAGYEHNINEVVQDLVCCLDNPELPFLQWDELMSVLATRLPRNLKSELEDKYKEYKLNFYHGKNEDFPSKLLRDIIEENLSYGSEKEKATNERLVEPLMNLLKSYEGGRESHAHFVVKSLFEEYLTVEELFSDGIQSDVIETLRHQHSKDLQKVVDIVLSHQGVRNKAKLVTALMEKLVYPNPGGYRDLLVRFSSLNHKRYYKLALKASELLEQTKLSELRASVARSLSDLGMHKGEMSIKDNMEDLVSAPLPVEDALISLFDYSDRTVQQKVIETYISRLYQPHLVKDSIQMKFKESGAITFWEFYEGHVDTRNGHGAIIGGKRWGAMVVLKSLESASTAIVAALKDSAQFNSSEGNMMHIALLSAENESNISGISSDDQAQHKMEKLSKILKDTSVASDLQAAGLKVISCIVQRDEARMPMRHTFLWLDDKSCYEEEQILRHVEPPLSTLLELDKLKVKGYNEMKYTPSRDRQWHIYTLRNTENPKMLHRVFFRTIVRQPNAGNKFRSAQISDAEVGCPEESLSFTSNSILRSLMTAIEELELHAIRTGHSHMYLCILKEQKLLDLIPFSGSTIVDVGQDEATACSLLKSMALKIHELVGARMHHLSVCQWEVKLKLDCDGPASGTWRVVTTNVTGHTCTIDIYREVEEIESQKLVYHSASSSAGPLHGVALNNPYQPLSVIDLKRCSARNNRTTYCYDFPLAFETALQKSWQSNGSTVSEGNENSKSYVKATELVFAEKHGSWGTPIIPMERPAGLNDIGMVAWIMEMSTPEFPNGRQIIVVANDITFRAGSFGPREDAFFETVTNLACERKLPLIYLAANSGARIGIADEVKSCFRVGWSDEGSPERGFQYIYLTEEDYARISSSVIAHKLELDSGEIRWIIDSVVGKEDGLGVENIHGSAAIASAYSRAYEETFTLTFVTGRTVGIGAYLARLGIRCIQRLDQPIILTGFSALNKLLGREVYSSHMQLGGPKIMATNGVVHLTVPDVLEGVSNILRWLSYVPANIGGPLPITKPLDPPDRPVAYIPENTCDPRAAICGVDDSQGKWLGGMFDKDSFVETFEGWAKTVVTGRAKLGGIPVGVIAVETQTMMQIIPADPGQLDSHERSVPRAGQVWFPDSATKTAQALLDFNREGLPLFILANWRGFSGGQRDLFEGILQAGSTIVENLRTYNQPAFVYIPMAGELRGGAWVVVDSKINPDRIECYAERTAKGNVLEPQGLIEIKFRSEELQDCMGRLDPELINLKAKLQDVNHGNGSLPDIEGIRKSIEARTKQLLPLYTQIAIRFAELHDTSLRMAAKGVIKKVVDWEESRSFFYKRLRRRIAEDVLAKEIRQIVGDKFTHQLAMELIKEWYLASQATTGSTGWDDDDAFVAWKDSPENYKGHIQKLRAQKVSHSLSDLADSSSDLQAFSQGLSTLLDKMDPSQRAKFVQEVKKVLD, from the exons ATGTCACAGCTTGGATTAGCCGCAGCTGCCTCAAAGGCCTTGCCACTACTCCCTAATCGCCAGAGAAGTTCAGCTGGGACTACATTCTCATCATCTTCATTATCGAGGCCCTTAAACAGAAGGAAAAGCCGTACTCGTTCACTCCGTGATGGCGGAGATGGGGTATCAGATGCCAAAAAGCACAGCCAGTCTGTTCGTCAAG GTCTTGCTGGCATTATCGACCTCCCAAGTGAGGCACCTTCCGAAGTGGATATTTCACA tggatctgAGGATCCTAGGGGGCCAACAGATTCTTATCAAATGAATGGGATTATCAATGAAACACATAATGGAAGACATGCCTCAGTGTCCAAGGTTGTTGAATTTTGTGCGGCACTAGGTGGCAAAACACCAATTCACAGTATATTAGTGGCCAACAATGGAATGGCAGCAGCAAAATTTATGAGGAGTGTCCGGACATGGGCTAATGATACTTTTGGATCTGAGAAGGCAATTCAACTCATAGCTATGGCAACTCCGGAAGACATGAGGATAAATGCAGAACACATTAGAATTGCTGACCAATTCGTAGAGGTGCCTGGTGGAACAAACAATAATAACTACGCCAATGTTCAACTCATAGTGGAG ATGGCACAAAAACTAGGTGTTTCTGCTGTTTGGCCTGGTTGGGGTCATGCTTCTGAGAATCCTGAACTGCCAGATGTATTGACCGCAAAAGGGATCGTTTTTCTTGGCCCACCTGCATCATCAATGAATGCTTTGGGAGATAAGGTCGGCTCAGCTCTCATTGCTCAAGCAGCCGGGGTCCCAACTCTTGCTTGGAGTGGATCACAT GTTGAAGTTCCATTAGAGTGCTGCTTAGACGCGATACCTGAGGAGATGTATAGAAAAGCTTGCGTTACTACCACAGAGGAAGCAGTTGCAAGTTGTCAAGTGGTTGGTTATCCTGCCATGATTAAGGCATCCTGGGGAGGTGGTGGTAAAGGAATAAGAAAG GTTCATAATGATGATGAGGTTAGAGCGCTGTTTAAGCAAGTACAAGGTGAAGTCCCTGGCTCCCCAATATTTGTCATGAGGCTTGCATCCCAG AGTCGGCATCTTGAAGTTCAGTTGCTTTGTGATCAATATGGTAATGTAGCAGCACTTCACAGTCGTGATTGCAGTGTGCAACGGCGACACCAGAAG ATTATTGAAGAAGGTCCAGTTACTGTTGCTCCTCGTGAGACAGTTAAAGCACTTGAGCAGGCAGCAAGGAGGCTTGCTAAGGCTGTGGGTTATGTTGGTGCTGCTACTGTTGAGTATCTTTACAGCATGGAAACTGGAGACTACTATTTTCTGGAACTTAATCCCCGACTACAG GTTGAGCATCCAGTCACCGAGTGGATAGCTGAAGTAAATCTGCCTGCAGCTCAAGTTGCTGTTGGAATGGGCATACCTCTTTGGCAGATTCCAG AAATCAGACGTTTCTATGGAATGGACTATGGAGGAGGGTATGACATTTGGAGGAAAACAGCAGCTCTTGCTACACCATTTAATTTTGATGAAGTAGATTCTCAATGGCCAAAGGGCCATTGTGTAGCAGTTAGAATTACTAGTGAGGACCCAGATGATGGTTTCAAACCTACTGGTGGGAAAGTGAAG GAGATAAGTTTTAAAAGCAAGCCTAATGTTTGGGCCTACTTCTCAGTAAAG TCTGGTGGAGGCATTCATGAATTTGCTGATTCTCAGTTCG GACATGTTTTTGCATATGGGCTCTCTAGATCAGCAGCAATAACAAACATGACTCTTGCATTAAAAGAGATTCAAATTCGTGGAGAAATTCATTCAAATGTTGATTACACAGTTGACCTCTTAAAT GCTTCAGACTTTAGAGAAAACAAGATTCATACTGGTTGGCTCGACACCAGAATAGCTATGCGTGTTCAAGCTGAGAGGCCCCCATGGTATATTTCAGTGGTTGGGGGTGCTTTATAT AAAACAGTAACCACCAATGCAGCCACTGTTTCTGAATATGTTAGTTATCTCACCAAGGGCCAGATTCCACCAAAG CATATATCCCTTGTCAATTCTACAGTTAATTTGAATATAGAAGGGAGCAAATACACA ATTGAAACTGTAAGGACTGGACATGGTAGCTACAGGTTGAGAATGAATGATTCAACAGTTGAAGCGAATGTACAATCTTTATGTGATGGTGGCCTCTTAATGCAG TTGGATGGAAACAGCCATGTAATTTATGCAGAAGAAGAAGCTGGTGGTACACGGCTTCAGATTGATGGAAAGACATGTTTATTGCAG AATGACCATGATCCATCAAAGTTATTAGCTGAGACACCCTGCAAACTTCTTCGTTTCTTGGTTGCTGATGGTGCTCATGTTGATGCGGATGTACCATACGCGGAAGTTGAGGTTATGAAGATGTGCATGCCTCTCTTGTCACCTGCTTCTGGTGTCATTCATTGTATGATGTCTGAGGGCCAGGCATTGCAG GCTGGTGATCTTATAGCAAGGTTGGATCTTGATGACCCTTCTGCTGTGAAAAGAGCTGAGCCATTTGATGGAATATTTCCACAAATGGAGCTCCCTGTTGCTGTCTCTAGTCAAGTACACAAAAGATATGCTGCAAGTTTGAATGCTGCTCGAATGGTCCTTGCAGGATATGAGCACAATATTAATGAA GTCGTTCAAGATTTGGTATGCTGCCTGGACAACCCTGAGCTTCCTTTCCTACAGTGGGATGAACTTATGTCTGTTCTAGCAACGAGGCTTCCAAGAAATCTCAAGAGTGAG TTAGAGGATAAATACAAGGAATACAAGTTGAATTTTTACCATGGAAAAAACGAGGACTTTCCATCCAAGTTGCTAAGAGACATCATTGAG GAAAATCTTTCTTATGGTTCAGAGAAGGAAAAGGCTACAAATGAGAGGCTTGTTGAGCCTCTTATGAACCTACTGAAGTCATATGAGGGTGGGAGAGAGAGCCATGCACATTTTGTTGTCAAGTCTCTTTTCGAGGAGTATCTTACAGTGGAAGAACTTTTTAGTGATGGCATTCAG TCTGACGTGATTGAAACATTGCGGCATCAGCACAGTAAAGACCTGCAGAAGGTTGTAGACATTGTGTTGTCTCACCAG GGTGTGAGGAACAAAGCTAAGCTTGTAACGGCACTTATGGAAAAGCTGGTTTATCCAAATCCTGGTGGTTACAGGGATCTGTTAGTTCGCTTTTCTTCCCTCAATCATAAAAGATATTATAAG TTGGCCCTTAAAGCAAGTGAACTTCTTGAACAAACCAAACTAAGTGAACTCCGTGCAAGCGTTGCAAGAAGCCTTTCGGATCTGGGGATGCATAAGGGAGAAATGAGTATTAAGGATAACATGGAAGATTTAGTCTCTGCCCCATTACCTGTTGAAGATGCTCTGATTTCTTTGTTTGATTACAGTGATCGAACTGTTCAGCAGAAAGTGATTGAGACATACATATCACGATTGTACCAG CCTCATCTTGTAAAGGATAGCATCCAAATGAAATTCAAGGAATCTGGTGCTATTACTTTTTGGGAATTTTATGAAGGGCATGTTGATACTAGAAATGGACATGGGGCTATTATTGGTGGGAAGCGATGGGGTGCCATGGTCGTTCTCAAATCACTTGAATCTGCGTCAACAGCCATTGTGGCTGCATTAAAGGATTCGGCACAGTTCAACAGCTCTGAGGGCAACATGATGCACATTGCATTATTGAGTGCTGAAAATGAAAGTAATATAAGTGGAATAAG CAGTGATGATCAAGCTCAACATAAGATGGAAAAGCTTAGCAAGATACTGAAGGATACTAGCGTTGCAAGTGATCTCCAAGCTGCTGGTTTGAAGGTTATAAGTTGCATTGTTCAAAGAGATGAAGCTCGCATGCCAATGCGCCACACATTCCTCTGGTTGGATGACAAGAGTTGTTATGAAGAAGAGCAGATTCTCCGGCATGTGGAGCCTCCCCTCTCTACACTTCTTGAATTG GATAAGTTGAAGGTGAAAGGATACAATGAAATGAAGTATACTCCTTCGCGTGACCGCCAATGGCATATCTACACACTAAGAAATACTGAAAACCCCAAAATGTTGCATAGGGTGTTTTTCCGAACTATTGTCAGGCAACCCAATGCAGGCAACAAGTTTACATCGGCTCAGATCAGCGACGCTGAAGTAGGATGTCCCGAAGAATCTCTTTCATTTACATCAAATAGCATCTTAAGATCATTGATGACTGCTATTGAAGAATTAGAGCTTCATGCAATTAGGACAGGTCATTCTCACATGTATTTGTGCATACTGAAAGAGCAAAAGCTTCTTGACCTCATTCCATTTTCAGG GAGTACAATTGTTGATGTTGGCCAAGATGAAGCTACCGCTTGTTCACTTTTAAAATCAATGGCTTTGAAGATACATGAGCTTGTTGGTGCAAGGATGCATCATCTGTCTGTATGCCAGTGGGAGGTGAAACTCAAGTTGGACTGTGATGGCCCTGCAAGTGGTACCTGGAGAGTTGTAACTACAAATGTTACTGGTCACACCTGCACCATTGAT ATATACCGAGAAGTGGAGGAAATAGAATCGCAGAAGTTAGTGTACCATTCAGCCACTTCGTCAGCTGGACCATTGCATGGTGTTGCACTGAATAATCCATATCAACCTTTGAGTGTGATTGATCTAAAGCGCTGCTCTGCTAGGAACAACAGAACAACATATTGCTATGATTTTCCGCTG GCCTTTGAAACTGCACTGCAGAAGTCATGGCAGTCCAATGGCTCTACTGTTTCTGAAGGCAATGAAAATAGTAAATCCTACGTGAAGGCAACTGAGCTAGTGTTTGCTGAAAAACATGGGTCCTGGGGCACTCCTATAATTCCGATGGAACGCCCTGCTGGGCTCAACGACATTGGTATGGTCGCTTGGATCATGGAGATGTCAACACCTGAATTTCCCAATGGCAGGCAGATTATTGTTGTAGCAAATGATATCACTTTCAGAGCTGGATCATTTGGCCCAAGGGAAGATGCATTTTTTGAAACTGTCACTAACCTGGCTTGCGAAAGGAAACTTCCTCTTATATACTTGGCAGCAAACTCTGGTGCTAGGATTGGCATAGCTGATGAAGTAAAATCTTGCTTCCGTGTTGGATGGTCTGACGAAGGCAGTCCTGAACGAGGGTTTCAGTACATCTATCTGACTGAAGAAGACTATGCTCGCATTAGCTCTTCTGTTATAGCACATAAGCTGGAGCTAGATAGTGGTGAAATTAGGTGGATTATTGACTCTGTTGTGGGCAAGGAGGATGGGCTTGGTGTCGAGAACATACATGGAAGTGCTGCTATTGCCAGTGCTTATTCTAGGGCATATGAGGAGACATTTACACTTACATTTGTGACTGGGCGGACTGTAGGAATAGGAGCTTATCTTGCTCGACTTGGTATACGGTGCATACAGCGTCTTGACCAGCCTATTATTTTAACAGGGTTTTCTGCCCTGAACAAGCTCCTTGGGCGGGAAGTGTACAGCTCCCACATGCAGCTTGGTGGTCCTAAGATCATGGCGACCAATGGTGTTGTCCACCTCACTGTTCCAGATGACCTTGAAGGTGTTTCCAATATATTGAGGTGGCTCAGCTATGTTCCTGCAAACATTGGTGGACCTCTTCCTATTACCAAACCTCTGGACCCTCCAGACAGACCTGTTGCTTACATCCCTGAGAACACATGCGATCCACGTGCAGCTATCTGTGGTGTAGATGACAGCCAAGGGAAATGGTTGGGTGGTATGTTTGACAAAGACAGCTTTGTGGAGACATTTGAAGGATGGGCAAAAACAGTGGTTACTGGCAGAGCAAAGCTTGGAGGAATTCCTGTGGGCGTCATAGCTGTGGAGACACAGACCATGATGCAGATCATCCCTGCTGATCCAGGTCAGCTTGATTCCCATGAGCGATCTGTCCCTCGTGCTGGACAAGTGTGGTTCCCAGATTCTGCAACCAAGACCGCTCAGGCATTATTAGACTTCAACCGTGAAGGATTGCCTCTGTTCATCCTGGCTAATTGGAGAGGCTTCTCTGGTGGACAAAGAGATCTCTTTGAAGGAATTCTTCAGGCTGGGTCAACAATTGTCGAGAACCTTAGGACATATAATCAGCCTGCTTTTGTGTACATTCCTATGGCTGGAGAGCTTCGTGGAGGAGCTTGGGTTGTGGTCGATAGCAAAATAAATCCAGACCGCATTGAGTGTTATGCTGAAAGGACTGCCAAAGGTAATGTTCTCGAACCTCAAGGGTTAATTGAAATCAAGTTCAGGTCAGAGGAACTCCAAGACTGTATGGGTAGGCTTGACCCAGAGTTGATAAATCTGAAAGCAAAACTCCAAGATGTAAATCATGGAAATGGAAGTCTACCAGACATAGAAGGGATTCGGAAGAGTATAGAAGCACGTACGAAACAGTTGCTGCCTTTATATACCCAGATTGCAATACGGTTTGCTGAATTGCATGATACTTCCCTAAGAATGGCAGCTAAAGGTGTGATTAAGAAAGTTGTAGACTGGGAAGAATCACGCTCGTTCTTCTATAAAAGGCTACGGAGGAGGATCGCAGAAGATGTTCTTGCAAAAGAAATAAGGCAGATAGTCGGTGATAAATTTACGCACCAATTAGCAATGGAGCTCATCAAGGAATGGTACCTTGCTTCTCAGGCCACAACAGGAAGCACTGGATGGGATGACGATGATGCTTTTGTTGCCTGGAAGGACAGTCCTGAAAACTACAAGGGGCATATCCAAAAGCTTAGGGCTCAAAAAGTGTCTCATTCGCTCTCTGATCTTGCTGACTCCAGTTCAGATCTGCAAGCATTCTCGCAGGGTCTTTCTACGCTATTAGATAAG ATGGATCCCTCTCAGAGAGCGAAGTTTGTTCAGGAAGTCAAGAAGGTCCTTGATTGA